In Oscillatoria acuminata PCC 6304, a single window of DNA contains:
- a CDS encoding dihydrolipoyl dehydrogenase family protein has protein sequence MTLDYDLVVIGGTRPGIEAAIAAAKLQARVALVQPPQQAINAPPFSEGTGPIQTAELFDSPSILWGAPFPKDLPELARALEQSTQALASLGEERSPAVLASLGIDVIAEAGEFIPLPQLALDIKTRRLISRHYLLAPSFRSAIPDIPGLATTGYLTRETFHHFTEGTLPNSIAIIGSDPNGIELAQILVRLGIAVSLITSAPQILPKEDPEAAQLIQAQLEADGILVLTDTPVMAVESRQGEKIVQTENRAIACDEIFIACGFQSNIDGLNLDTVGVQFYRTPLGQRVQLNRKLQTTNPRIYGCGNLAGGYPLVNVARHEAQIAVKNALFFPRHRVKYWGIPWAFQTYPEIARVGLTEPQAKRRYDDVVVLMQYFKGIAGGRLQQETTGFCKVLVRKNGEILGAHILGPGASELIHSFALGMQNNLKVEAIATLPHIWPSLSEINQQTAQLWQEGRFTDNTFWQNLLDVWFNWRR, from the coding sequence GTGACCTTGGATTACGATTTAGTCGTTATTGGCGGCACTCGCCCGGGAATAGAAGCGGCGATCGCTGCCGCTAAACTGCAAGCGCGAGTGGCCCTGGTCCAACCGCCTCAACAGGCCATCAATGCCCCTCCCTTCTCTGAGGGGACCGGACCGATACAAACAGCGGAGTTATTTGATTCCCCTTCGATTCTCTGGGGTGCGCCCTTTCCAAAGGACCTCCCGGAACTGGCCCGCGCCCTGGAGCAGTCAACCCAGGCCCTGGCATCCTTGGGAGAGGAACGGTCCCCGGCAGTTCTGGCCTCTCTCGGCATTGATGTGATTGCGGAGGCGGGAGAGTTTATTCCATTACCACAACTTGCACTAGATATCAAGACTAGACGCCTAATTTCTCGTCATTATTTATTGGCCCCCAGTTTTCGGTCAGCGATTCCTGACATTCCGGGACTGGCCACCACCGGATACCTGACCCGGGAAACCTTCCATCACTTCACCGAGGGAACCCTCCCGAATAGCATCGCAATTATTGGCAGCGACCCGAATGGGATTGAACTGGCACAAATCCTCGTTCGGTTGGGAATTGCCGTCAGTTTGATTACCTCTGCACCTCAGATTTTGCCGAAAGAAGACCCGGAAGCGGCGCAATTGATTCAGGCACAACTCGAAGCGGATGGCATTTTGGTGTTGACGGATACCCCAGTTATGGCGGTTGAATCGAGGCAAGGGGAAAAGATTGTTCAGACTGAAAATCGGGCGATCGCCTGCGATGAAATTTTTATTGCCTGTGGATTTCAATCCAATATTGACGGACTAAACTTAGACACCGTAGGCGTGCAATTTTACCGGACTCCTCTGGGTCAAAGGGTGCAACTCAACCGTAAATTACAAACGACCAACCCGCGAATTTATGGCTGTGGAAACCTAGCAGGCGGCTATCCCCTGGTTAATGTAGCCCGACATGAAGCTCAAATTGCGGTCAAAAATGCCTTATTTTTCCCCCGTCATCGGGTGAAGTATTGGGGGATTCCCTGGGCCTTTCAGACCTATCCTGAAATTGCCCGAGTGGGACTGACTGAACCTCAAGCGAAACGTCGATATGATGATGTGGTTGTTTTGATGCAATATTTCAAAGGCATTGCTGGAGGTCGATTGCAGCAAGAAACCACGGGGTTTTGTAAGGTATTAGTCCGGAAAAACGGAGAGATTTTGGGTGCTCATATTTTGGGACCTGGCGCATCGGAACTGATTCACAGTTTTGCTTTAGGGATGCAAAACAACTTAAAGGTAGAGGCGATCGCCACTTTACCCCATATTTGGCCCAGTCTGTCGGAAATTAATCAGCAAACTGCCCAACTCTGGCAGGAGGGACGGTTCACAGATAATACGTTCTGGCAAAACCTTCTTGATGTTTGGTTTAATTGGCGGCGATAA
- a CDS encoding hemolysin family protein has protein sequence MNSFTLEILIILLLILINGIFAMSEIALVSARKARLQQWANQGDRKARVALELANSPNRFLSTVQIGITLVGIFAGAFGGATIAENVVVLLDRLPVMVPYKGAIALLIVVVSITYLSLIFGELVPKRLALNNPERIATRIAIPMRLLAKLGAPVVHLLSASTDLVLRMLRTQPSNEPQVIEEEIKILLEQGTETGAFEQEEQAMVERVFRLDERRVSSLMTPRPDVIWLNLDDSVEENRHKIISSTHTRFPVCQNVLDNVLGVIQINDLLARSLLSQPIDLTAALRQPLFVPEHTKALKVLELFKQTGTHIALAVDEYGVIQGLVTLNDILEAIVGDMPSVNQPDDLQILQREDGSWLLDGMVSIEKFREVFNLKELPGEQQGNYHTLGGFVITHLGRIPIAADHFEWAGFRFEVMDMDGNRVDKILVMPVQGTLQNPLPIS, from the coding sequence ATGAATTCTTTTACCCTAGAAATTCTGATCATTTTACTCCTGATTCTCATCAACGGGATATTTGCCATGTCTGAAATTGCCCTCGTTTCGGCAAGGAAGGCCCGATTGCAACAATGGGCGAATCAGGGAGACCGTAAGGCCAGAGTAGCCTTAGAATTGGCAAATTCCCCCAATCGCTTCCTCTCCACGGTACAAATTGGGATTACTTTAGTGGGGATCTTCGCTGGGGCCTTTGGCGGTGCCACCATTGCCGAGAACGTGGTGGTTCTGTTGGATCGTCTTCCGGTGATGGTGCCTTATAAAGGGGCTATTGCCCTCTTGATTGTGGTGGTTAGCATTACTTACCTCTCTCTGATTTTCGGTGAACTGGTCCCCAAACGCCTCGCCTTAAACAATCCCGAACGAATTGCCACCCGCATCGCCATTCCCATGCGATTGTTGGCCAAACTTGGAGCACCCGTGGTTCATTTGTTGAGTGCTTCAACGGATTTGGTGTTGAGAATGTTGAGAACTCAACCCTCTAACGAACCTCAAGTCATTGAAGAAGAAATTAAAATCTTACTCGAACAAGGCACGGAAACTGGCGCGTTTGAGCAAGAAGAACAGGCGATGGTTGAGCGAGTGTTTCGCTTAGATGAACGCCGGGTAAGTTCATTAATGACCCCTCGACCGGATGTCATTTGGCTAAATTTAGATGATTCGGTGGAAGAGAACCGCCACAAGATTATTAGCAGCACCCATACCCGGTTTCCGGTCTGTCAAAATGTGTTGGATAATGTCTTAGGGGTGATTCAGATTAATGATTTATTAGCCCGTTCTCTGCTCTCCCAACCCATTGATCTCACCGCTGCTTTGCGTCAGCCTTTGTTTGTTCCTGAACATACCAAAGCCCTCAAAGTCTTAGAATTATTCAAACAAACCGGCACTCATATTGCCTTAGCCGTCGATGAATATGGTGTTATTCAGGGATTGGTGACCTTGAATGATATTTTAGAGGCGATCGTTGGAGATATGCCCTCAGTGAATCAACCGGATGACTTGCAAATTCTCCAGCGCGAGGATGGATCTTGGCTATTAGATGGCATGGTCTCTATTGAAAAATTTCGGGAAGTTTTTAATTTAAAAGAGTTACCTGGAGAACAACAAGGAAACTATCACACTTTGGGAGGATTTGTTATCACCCATCTAGGACGAATCCCAATAGCTGCCGACCATTTTGAATGGGCTGGATTTCGATTTGAAGTCATGGATATGGATGGAAATCGGGTTGATAAAATATTAGTCATGCCGGTACAGGGGACTCTACAAAATCCTCTCCCGATTAGCTAA
- the cobD gene encoding threonine-phosphate decarboxylase CobD has protein sequence MNQPKHGGNLAWAATLAGCPPSSILDFSASISPLGPPPSVNAAIHSHLGELRNYPDPSYYSLRSQLGQADRLPPEWILPGNGAAELLTWAGWEFSTLPTTFLLTPAFGDYRRCLQTFGATVVDCPLLGDEEGGFLGVGEATAKAPSGLDCLIPKLQQQKAPGGLLLNNPHNPTGQLFSKTAIEPYLEQFALVVVDEAFMDFLLPGDQESLVSVIQDYPNLVILRSLTKFYSMPGLRLGYAIAHPDRLQRWQQWRDPWPVNILAAAAGEAVVQDTAFQEQTWTWLPPARSQLFDGLAGIPGLQPLPSAANFLLVRSHHSCSQLQRDLLTRHRILIRDCLSFPELGDAYFRVAVRLPDENQRLIAALTDILS, from the coding sequence TTGAATCAGCCAAAGCATGGGGGGAATTTAGCCTGGGCAGCAACTCTGGCAGGCTGTCCCCCTTCCTCTATCCTGGATTTCTCAGCCAGTATTAGTCCGTTGGGGCCGCCCCCATCGGTCAATGCGGCGATTCACAGCCACTTGGGCGAACTGCGAAACTACCCTGACCCCAGCTACTATTCCTTGCGATCGCAGTTGGGTCAGGCGGACCGTCTTCCTCCCGAGTGGATCCTGCCCGGTAATGGGGCCGCAGAGTTGTTAACCTGGGCGGGATGGGAATTCTCCACCCTGCCGACTACGTTTCTGTTAACCCCCGCCTTTGGCGATTACCGTCGGTGTCTGCAAACTTTTGGGGCAACGGTGGTGGATTGTCCCCTATTGGGAGATGAGGAAGGGGGATTCCTGGGGGTGGGTGAAGCAACAGCTAAAGCCCCCTCGGGACTGGACTGCCTCATTCCTAAATTGCAGCAGCAGAAAGCCCCCGGGGGTCTGTTGCTGAATAATCCGCACAATCCCACGGGTCAACTGTTTTCAAAAACCGCAATTGAACCTTATCTGGAGCAATTTGCTCTGGTGGTGGTGGATGAAGCCTTTATGGATTTTCTCCTCCCAGGGGACCAGGAAAGTTTGGTGAGTGTGATTCAGGATTATCCTAATTTAGTGATTTTGCGATCGCTGACAAAGTTTTACTCTATGCCTGGACTCCGCCTAGGCTATGCGATCGCCCATCCCGATCGCCTCCAACGCTGGCAACAGTGGCGCGACCCCTGGCCGGTCAATATCCTAGCCGCAGCGGCAGGAGAAGCCGTAGTCCAGGATACGGCCTTTCAGGAACAAACTTGGACCTGGTTGCCACCGGCGCGATCGCAACTGTTTGACGGGTTAGCGGGAATCCCCGGATTGCAGCCCCTGCCCTCAGCGGCGAACTTCTTACTGGTGCGATCGCATCATTCCTGTTCCCAACTGCAACGGGACCTACTCACCCGTCACCGCATCCTGATCCGGGACTGCCTGAGCTTTCCTGAACTCGGCGACGCCTATTTTCGGGTGGCGGTGCGTCTCCCGGACGAAAACCAGCGCCTGATTGCCGCCTTAACCGATATTTTGTCTTAG
- a CDS encoding type IV pilus secretin family protein has translation MKQPHALGCLFGASAIVVMASAPAMAVTQITGVNVNTSGGGVQVILDTQGGDRPQVFTVNRGTDVIADIINTQLNLPGGQSFRQNNPAPGIASIVVTPLDANSVRVIVSGSNSAPEVAINQADSAGINLGFNTGGVAASPNISPSTPPPPPGMTPPPGTTPGPEVLVPNPQITIEGGPAPIARPNQPSAPPFQPRAVAPPVGDIAVSNLPSATPEIDLGAGSTEIIPRLVLRDASVRDVLSLLARTAGLNLAYTPGVAPADGQAQQPGAEVADASPKISLDIENESVQDVFNYIIRLSALEANRVGDTIFVGTRLPDEARNVVVRTLRMNQVSSTDAAGFLTAQGAETQISRERLDIITIGEGAAARTIESRTPEILALRATQGDGPLLLSGLSVLTNERINGITLVGPPNKVEIATSFLSQLDLRRRQVAVNVKIVDVDLLATENFSTSFSFGINDSFFVNDGGAAVANFGGINPPTANTITGSEIVPPVLTNPLSGAGLQFDPNQTTQVPLTGPGAGALFLRPVPGISTNPRDVRVSDYTVFEVDPTTGVITPGTAEFSLPTLFQYPQKFLALLQAQVVSGNAKILTDPTMVVQEGETARLSLTQEIDQPGVFQQVNEDTGVVELFAQPGRIGDAGLTLNVSVSRIDDNGFVTMNIIPSVSAPTGRSTITGGTLLSTRTLQSGTIRIRDGQTLILSGIIQDIDRSFVSKIPILGDLPIIGSLFRSTQRENRRQEVIVLVTPQILDDSDNAGFGYGYAPGQEVQQMLNQNR, from the coding sequence GTGAAACAGCCTCATGCACTCGGGTGCTTATTCGGAGCTAGTGCGATCGTGGTCATGGCCAGCGCCCCAGCAATGGCAGTCACGCAAATCACAGGAGTGAACGTCAATACCAGCGGTGGCGGAGTCCAAGTGATTTTGGATACCCAGGGGGGCGATCGGCCCCAAGTCTTTACCGTCAACCGAGGTACAGACGTTATTGCCGATATTATCAATACTCAACTCAACTTACCCGGGGGTCAGAGCTTCCGCCAAAACAACCCCGCCCCAGGGATTGCCTCCATCGTCGTCACCCCCCTCGATGCCAACAGCGTCCGGGTGATTGTCAGTGGCAGCAACAGCGCCCCAGAGGTAGCCATTAACCAAGCTGACTCTGCTGGAATCAATCTCGGTTTCAATACCGGAGGAGTCGCGGCATCTCCCAATATCAGCCCTTCCACCCCTCCTCCACCCCCGGGCATGACCCCACCCCCTGGTACTACACCGGGTCCAGAGGTACTCGTGCCAAATCCGCAAATCACCATTGAGGGTGGCCCTGCTCCTATTGCCCGACCGAACCAGCCATCAGCACCCCCCTTTCAGCCGCGAGCCGTTGCCCCCCCGGTGGGAGATATCGCGGTTTCTAATCTTCCATCCGCTACACCTGAGATCGATCTAGGAGCCGGATCCACAGAAATTATCCCCCGGTTAGTGTTACGCGATGCATCGGTGCGAGATGTACTGTCCCTTTTGGCCCGAACCGCTGGACTAAATTTAGCTTATACACCGGGTGTCGCACCTGCAGATGGTCAGGCTCAACAACCTGGGGCGGAAGTCGCTGATGCGAGTCCCAAGATTTCCCTAGATATTGAAAATGAGTCAGTTCAAGACGTTTTTAATTACATTATTCGCCTGAGTGCGTTAGAGGCCAACCGGGTTGGAGACACAATTTTTGTCGGAACCCGACTTCCAGACGAGGCCAGAAATGTTGTCGTTCGGACTCTGAGGATGAATCAAGTTTCATCCACCGATGCAGCCGGGTTTTTAACAGCACAAGGTGCTGAAACTCAGATTTCTAGGGAACGATTAGACATTATTACCATTGGTGAAGGGGCTGCCGCTCGAACGATTGAATCGAGAACCCCGGAGATTTTAGCACTCAGAGCTACCCAGGGAGACGGTCCTTTATTGTTGAGTGGTTTATCCGTACTGACCAATGAAAGAATCAATGGGATTACCTTAGTAGGTCCCCCGAACAAAGTTGAAATTGCTACCTCATTTCTGAGTCAGTTAGATTTACGGCGTCGGCAAGTGGCTGTCAACGTCAAAATTGTTGATGTAGACCTCTTGGCAACGGAAAACTTTAGTACGAGCTTCTCCTTTGGAATTAATGACAGTTTCTTTGTCAATGATGGAGGTGCAGCGGTCGCTAACTTTGGGGGAATTAATCCTCCTACAGCTAATACAATCACTGGAAGTGAGATCGTTCCTCCTGTACTGACGAATCCACTTTCAGGGGCAGGACTTCAGTTTGATCCCAACCAAACCACTCAAGTTCCGCTAACGGGTCCAGGAGCCGGGGCACTTTTTCTACGCCCTGTTCCAGGGATTAGTACCAATCCTAGAGATGTTCGCGTTTCAGACTATACGGTGTTTGAAGTCGATCCAACAACTGGGGTAATTACACCCGGTACGGCGGAGTTCAGTTTGCCCACTTTATTCCAATACCCTCAGAAGTTTTTGGCGCTTCTGCAAGCTCAGGTTGTTAGCGGTAATGCTAAAATCCTTACTGATCCGACAATGGTCGTTCAAGAAGGGGAGACTGCCCGATTATCTTTAACTCAAGAAATAGATCAGCCAGGTGTTTTTCAGCAAGTCAATGAAGACACTGGAGTGGTAGAATTGTTTGCTCAACCTGGGCGTATTGGAGATGCGGGCTTAACATTAAACGTTAGCGTCTCAAGAATTGATGATAATGGATTTGTAACGATGAACATCATTCCGAGTGTCTCGGCACCAACGGGAAGATCGACGATTACAGGTGGGACCTTATTATCAACCAGAACTCTGCAATCGGGTACGATTCGGATTCGAGATGGACAGACACTGATTTTATCGGGAATTATCCAAGATATCGATCGCTCTTTCGTCAGTAAAATACCGATTCTAGGGGACCTGCCCATCATTGGATCTTTATTCCGAAGCACTCAACGCGAGAACCGGCGACAAGAGGTGATTGTCCTGGTGACTCCTCAGATTCTGGATGATTCGGATAATGCTGGCTTTGGTTATGGGTATGCCCCTGGACAGGAGGTCCAGCAAATGCTGAATCAAAATCGGTAA